The DNA region AGTCGACTTTTACGGAATGGAAGGAAAGTTCCTATGCAAGGAGGAAGATTCACTGCCAGGACTGCCATATGAACTTACAGGGCTTTTTGACCGACAATAGGCCCGTATTCGATTCCGGGCAGGCGGCGTCAATGACCCTGGGGGCTACCTATCAGCGGAGTAAGCTCTATACGCATAAGTTCCCTGGCGCTCATGCCAAGACGCAGACCTCTGATGCTCTTATGCTTGAATTAAGCGTTGATAAATCAGAAGCAGCCCCCGGAGAAGATATTATGCTTAATATTCATGTCTCTAACCGGAAGGTGGGTCATTCCATGCCTTCTGGAAGCACTGACCTGAGGATGCTTTGGGTGGAGCTTGTTGCAAATATAGATGGCATAAGTATCGCCATCCCGGTTTTGCCCGGAAACGACTTGTATGGTATTGCAGGATATGGCAGTTTTGATAAGGAGATCATTGGCGGGGATATTCCTGAGGGAAGTCGGATCTATCGCTCTGTCTATCTTGACAGGAACGGGAAGCAGACACTTTCTTCGTATAATGCGGCCAAGATCATATTTGACAACCGCCTAAAGGCAGAGGAAATGCGCAAAGAGAGATACCATTTCAGAATACCGAAGAATGCTGCAGGAACAGTGAGTTTCATGGCTCGGATATATTATCTCAGATACCCCGGTTCCTTTGCCAGTTCGCTTGGTATTGAGAAGACTGAGCCTGTGGAGTTGGCCGATGCAAAAAAAGAGGTCAGGATCAGATAAAGAGCTATTGACTACATCCGTTGTTATTGAAGAAGAAATGATGAATGCGCTATAATGCCCCAGATTCTTACGGGGGGATTATGGCACTTCAAAAGATGGAAATGCGGAGCGAAGAAAGATTTCCTTATCTCAGGACGATAAAGTATGTTTGCATCCCCGATGCCGAAGAAGATTTTAAAGGTGTAACCATAGATATCAGCAAGTCGGGTATGAGCCTCTATATTTTCAGTCCCTTCTGTATTTGTGAAGGCCTTTCTGTGAAGGTAAAAGACGATCTGCCGCTGGGGTCCGCGACGGGAGTTGTTCGTTGGGTGCGACAGATTGACAGGGACCTTTACCGGGCGGGGATTCAGTTCCACTAAGCGGCTCAGAGCTGGTTTCCACTTTCCATTTTATTCTGCTATTATGCCGTCTGGAGTAAACGATTATGTTTCGAGCAACGAGGAGAAACCGATGTCGGATCTAAAGAAGATGTACAAAACCATTATGGATGATAATTTCCCTGACGAGATGACTATCAGATTTGGGAGTCAGACGCTCGCATACAAAAAGAGGGCGTGGAAGATTTCTGATGAGAAGACGGGTGAACTTGTTGAAAAAGGTTTGCGCTATGGGGAGAATCCTGATCAGCAGGCCGCACTCTTTGAGTTGGTGAATGGTAATCTGGTGCTGGGAGATTGCAGATTCATTGAAGCGGGCAATGGGCTTGTGAGCAGTATCTCGGAGGCTGACATGCTCCAGGCCGGCAAGCATCCTGGCAAGACGAACCTTACGGACCTCGACAACGCTTTGAATATCCTCAAGTATCTTTCTGACAGGCCTGCGGCTGTCATCATGAAGCATAATAACCCCAGTGGTGTCGCATATGGTGATACCGTTGCAGATGCCTATGACAAGGCGAATAGGGCCGACAGGATTGCTGCATTCGGCGGGTGCCTTGTTGTTAACCGGCCCCTGGACAAAATGACTGCAGAATTGATCAGCAATAATTATCTTGAAGTTGTTGGAGCCCCTGATTTTGAGAATGGAGCCTTCGATATTATAGCGAAAAGGAAAAACCTCAGGATTGTGAAGATACATAAGATAGATGATCTTGAAAAATACCGCTCTTTTCGTTTTGTGGACTTCAAGTCATTGATAGACGGCGGGATAATTGTTCAGCAGTCCCCGGTGAACAGGATACGGACAAAGGATGATTTTCTGCCGGCAAAAACCATGCACAAAGGGAAAGAATACGCGGTTGAAAGAAGGCCAACCGAAAAAGACTATGATGATATGCTGTTTGGATGGAATGTTGAGCAGGGCATTACGTCAAATTCGGTCATATATGTGAGAAATGGTGTGACTGTTGGAATCGGGACCGGCGAGCAGGACCGTGTTGGTGTTGCAGAGATTGCTGTTTTTAAGGCATACACAAAATATGCTGATGCCCTCTGCTTCAAAAAATACGGAATCCCTTACAAGACCTTTGAATTAGAGTCCTCGCAGGGTAGAAGGGATTTTGCTGCGCTGCGTGAGATTGACGAACTGACTAAAGAAGCAAAGGGTGGTCTTATCGGATCAACAATGGTATCCGATGCTTTTTTCCCGTTCAGGGATGGTGTGGATGCCGGGATAAAAGAAGGTATTTCCGCGATCGTGCAACCGGGCGGTTCAGAGCGTGATTTTGAGGTGATCGAGGCATGCAATGAGGCAAGCCCGAAAGTGACCATGGTCTTTACGGGGCAGAGGGCTTTCAGACACTGAATAGTTGATGATTGAACGGGCTGAAAAATATTTTCAAAAAAAGATACACTTTTTTTTCTCATAATGCTATACTCCTGTTTCCCGTTGGTGGATTCTTTTAAGGTCGCAGTATGAATACTGCCCATAAAAAGCT from Nitrospirota bacterium includes:
- a CDS encoding IMP cyclohydrolase; the encoded protein is MSDLKKMYKTIMDDNFPDEMTIRFGSQTLAYKKRAWKISDEKTGELVEKGLRYGENPDQQAALFELVNGNLVLGDCRFIEAGNGLVSSISEADMLQAGKHPGKTNLTDLDNALNILKYLSDRPAAVIMKHNNPSGVAYGDTVADAYDKANRADRIAAFGGCLVVNRPLDKMTAELISNNYLEVVGAPDFENGAFDIIAKRKNLRIVKIHKIDDLEKYRSFRFVDFKSLIDGGIIVQQSPVNRIRTKDDFLPAKTMHKGKEYAVERRPTEKDYDDMLFGWNVEQGITSNSVIYVRNGVTVGIGTGEQDRVGVAEIAVFKAYTKYADALCFKKYGIPYKTFELESSQGRRDFAALREIDELTKEAKGGLIGSTMVSDAFFPFRDGVDAGIKEGISAIVQPGGSERDFEVIEACNEASPKVTMVFTGQRAFRH
- a CDS encoding PilZ domain-containing protein, which translates into the protein MALQKMEMRSEERFPYLRTIKYVCIPDAEEDFKGVTIDISKSGMSLYIFSPFCICEGLSVKVKDDLPLGSATGVVRWVRQIDRDLYRAGIQFH